The following coding sequences lie in one Halogeometricum rufum genomic window:
- a CDS encoding AAA family ATPase: MDAPLWTETHAPSLSDLPQSEVRDRLGRTVDEPMNLVLQGPPGVGKTAAVRALARESHEDPDNDLVEINVADFFSRTKKQIRTDPRFEQFLTGRSRMAKRDMISRVLKESAGYAPVSGDYKTILLDNAEHIREDFQQALRRVMEKHHRTTQFVITTRQPTKLIPPIRSRCFPVPVRAPSTEETEAILADIAESEDVASEEMALNIVASKANGDLREAILAAQSAAVEGDGEITMASAQAALSEVGHDETLKEVLETARAGEIRDARKTLTTLLDDEGFEGQELLRDLLGIADRYPEEFGEADVVRLHRLAGSVDLDLASGLDDRLHLTHLLSAWATGQHELDGERLA, from the coding sequence ATGGACGCGCCCCTGTGGACGGAGACGCACGCGCCCTCGCTCTCGGACCTTCCACAGTCGGAGGTCCGCGACCGACTGGGCCGGACCGTGGACGAACCGATGAACCTCGTACTGCAGGGGCCGCCGGGCGTCGGCAAGACGGCCGCCGTCCGCGCACTCGCCCGCGAGTCGCACGAGGACCCCGACAACGACCTCGTCGAGATAAACGTCGCCGACTTCTTCTCGCGGACGAAGAAGCAGATTCGCACCGACCCCCGCTTCGAGCAGTTCCTGACGGGCCGGAGCCGGATGGCAAAGCGCGACATGATCAGCCGCGTGTTGAAGGAGTCTGCGGGCTACGCCCCCGTCTCCGGCGACTACAAGACCATCCTCTTGGACAACGCCGAGCACATCCGCGAGGACTTTCAGCAGGCTCTCCGCCGCGTGATGGAGAAGCACCACCGCACGACCCAGTTCGTCATCACGACGCGCCAGCCGACGAAGCTCATCCCGCCGATTCGCTCCCGGTGCTTCCCCGTCCCCGTCCGGGCCCCCTCCACGGAGGAGACGGAGGCGATTCTGGCCGACATCGCCGAGAGCGAGGACGTCGCGTCCGAGGAGATGGCGCTGAACATCGTCGCCTCGAAGGCGAACGGCGACCTCAGGGAGGCCATCCTCGCCGCCCAAAGCGCCGCCGTCGAGGGCGACGGCGAGATAACGATGGCGTCGGCGCAGGCGGCCCTCTCTGAGGTCGGTCACGACGAGACGCTGAAGGAGGTTCTGGAGACGGCGCGCGCGGGCGAGATACGCGACGCCCGGAAGACGCTCACCACTCTCCTCGACGACGAGGGGTTCGAGGGGCAGGAACTGCTGCGGGACCTCCTCGGCATCGCGGACAGATACCCCGAGGAGTTCGGCGAGGCGGACGTCGTTCGCCTCCACCGCCTCGCCGGGTCGGTCGACCTGGACCTCGCGTCCGGCCTCGACGACCGACTCCACCTGACGCACCTCCTGTCGGCGTGGGCGACCGGACAGCACGAACTGGACGGGGAGCGACTGGCCTGA
- a CDS encoding DUF460 domain-containing protein, with amino-acid sequence MNDRTSALDSLVFGVDIQSGDVRGDSPSYAVVAFDGENIDRDVVSHRKLRRLVERERPAILATDNMYELAADKDELVHFLRALPTETKLVQVTGAERPEPLSRVASRHGVPYGKKPMKEAEAAARLAAVNVGYEVSAFTDTTTVKVSRGRSTGKGGWSQDRYTRRIHGSVKRRSREIADRLKQAGLEYEVDPTEKYGGYSNAVFTVEGRPDDIPVSTGRAGDTRVEIERERRDGIEFEPLVKRRDHVIVGIDPGTTTATAVVDLDGNKLDVHSTRTADTADVIEWLIERGRPVIVAADVEPMPETVEKFRRSFDAAAWVPESDLPVDEKLHRTRDAGYENDHERDALAAALFAFDDHEDQFQRISRKVPPNIERGEVIARVVAGDESVEAVLREMTGDDGGDDNEESTHEERELTDEEKKIRRLERRVERLESHTESLEATIEEKDETIEEYKEELSEAKREERREARERREVQRLERDNGRLERELASVREENEELAEKIERLKRLWKLDHSNFADVNTNKNLVPVKVVEQFTKDAIERADEAYGLAAGDVVYLRDASGAGRSTAERLAETDPRAVIRSGGLSDAADAVLFDHEIPVGPADGVTMQEIDELAVARESDVAELIDDWERRAADRRKEQQSQMVDRIISEHRAETRSESR; translated from the coding sequence GTGAACGACCGGACGAGCGCGCTCGACTCCCTCGTCTTCGGCGTGGACATCCAGAGCGGAGACGTGCGCGGCGACTCACCCTCCTACGCCGTCGTCGCGTTCGACGGCGAGAACATCGACCGCGACGTGGTCTCGCACCGGAAGTTGCGACGACTCGTCGAGCGAGAGCGTCCGGCCATCCTCGCCACGGACAACATGTACGAGTTGGCGGCGGACAAGGACGAACTCGTCCACTTCCTCCGCGCCCTCCCGACCGAGACGAAACTGGTGCAGGTGACCGGCGCCGAGCGACCGGAACCCCTGTCGCGGGTGGCCTCGCGCCACGGCGTCCCCTACGGCAAGAAGCCGATGAAGGAGGCCGAGGCGGCGGCGCGACTCGCGGCGGTCAACGTCGGCTACGAGGTGTCAGCGTTCACCGACACGACGACGGTGAAGGTGTCGCGGGGACGTTCGACCGGGAAGGGCGGGTGGAGTCAGGACCGCTACACCCGCCGCATCCACGGCTCCGTCAAGCGTCGGAGCCGGGAGATAGCGGACCGACTGAAGCAGGCCGGCCTGGAGTACGAGGTGGACCCGACAGAGAAGTACGGCGGCTACTCGAACGCGGTGTTCACCGTCGAGGGGCGGCCCGACGACATCCCCGTCTCCACCGGCCGCGCCGGGGACACGCGCGTCGAAATCGAGCGGGAACGCCGCGACGGCATCGAGTTCGAACCGCTCGTGAAGCGCCGCGACCACGTCATCGTCGGCATCGACCCCGGCACGACCACCGCGACGGCCGTCGTCGACCTCGACGGCAACAAACTCGACGTCCACTCGACGCGCACCGCCGACACCGCCGACGTCATCGAGTGGCTCATCGAACGCGGGCGCCCGGTCATCGTCGCCGCCGACGTGGAGCCGATGCCCGAGACAGTCGAGAAGTTCCGCCGGAGCTTCGACGCCGCGGCGTGGGTGCCCGAGTCGGACCTCCCGGTGGACGAGAAGCTCCACCGGACGCGCGACGCGGGCTACGAGAACGACCACGAACGGGACGCGCTGGCCGCCGCCCTGTTCGCCTTCGACGACCACGAGGACCAGTTCCAGCGCATCTCGCGGAAGGTGCCGCCGAACATCGAACGCGGCGAGGTCATCGCCCGCGTCGTCGCCGGCGACGAGTCCGTCGAGGCGGTCCTCCGCGAGATGACCGGCGACGACGGCGGCGACGACAACGAGGAGTCGACGCACGAGGAGCGGGAACTGACCGACGAGGAGAAGAAGATTCGCCGGCTGGAACGCCGCGTCGAGCGCCTCGAATCGCACACCGAGAGCCTCGAAGCGACCATCGAGGAGAAAGACGAGACCATCGAGGAGTACAAGGAGGAACTGTCTGAGGCCAAGCGGGAGGAACGGCGCGAGGCCAGAGAGCGACGGGAGGTGCAGCGTCTCGAACGCGACAACGGTCGGCTCGAACGCGAACTGGCGTCCGTCCGCGAGGAGAACGAGGAACTCGCGGAGAAGATAGAGCGCCTGAAGCGCCTCTGGAAGCTGGACCACTCGAACTTCGCCGACGTGAACACCAACAAGAACCTCGTCCCCGTGAAGGTGGTCGAGCAGTTCACGAAGGACGCCATCGAACGCGCCGACGAGGCGTACGGACTCGCCGCGGGCGACGTGGTGTACCTCCGCGACGCCTCCGGTGCCGGGCGGTCGACGGCCGAGCGACTCGCGGAGACGGACCCCCGGGCGGTCATCCGCTCCGGTGGCCTCTCCGACGCCGCCGACGCGGTGCTGTTCGACCACGAGATTCCGGTCGGCCCGGCCGACGGCGTGACGATGCAGGAGATAGACGAACTCGCCGTCGCCCGCGAGTCCGACGTGGCCGAACTCATCGACGACTGGGAGCGCCGCGCGGCGGACCGCCGGAAGGAACAGCAGTCGCAGATGGTCGACCGCATCATCTCCGAACACCGCGCCGAGACGCGGAGCGAGAGTCGCTGA
- a CDS encoding SHOCT domain-containing protein, giving the protein MSDGRRRSDGDARGRDAPWDSDWWDDGSGDWAGIASLLVLGLGLGSLFGLLPIGPFWAIFAIGFAVVVPLVAVLEDRLRDSSAAEVPPESEVRRRADEAAADDDSVADALDRLRDRYARGELSDEQFEHKLEVLLETETPEDARERTGRRRRERESPETET; this is encoded by the coding sequence ATGAGCGACGGACGTCGACGCAGCGACGGAGACGCCCGCGGGCGGGACGCGCCGTGGGACAGTGACTGGTGGGACGACGGGAGCGGCGACTGGGCCGGAATCGCCTCGCTCCTCGTCCTCGGCCTCGGACTGGGCTCGCTGTTCGGCCTCCTCCCCATCGGGCCGTTCTGGGCCATCTTCGCCATCGGCTTCGCCGTGGTCGTCCCCCTCGTCGCCGTCCTCGAAGACCGCCTGCGCGACTCGTCGGCGGCGGAGGTCCCGCCGGAGTCGGAGGTGCGCCGCCGCGCCGACGAGGCGGCCGCGGACGACGACTCCGTGGCCGACGCCCTCGACCGACTCCGGGACCGCTACGCCCGCGGCGAACTCTCGGACGAACAGTTCGAGCACAAACTCGAAGTGCTGCTGGAGACGGAGACGCCCGAGGACGCCCGCGAACGGACCGGCCGACGGCGGCGCGAACGGGAGTCACCCGAGACGGAGACGTAG
- a CDS encoding prohibitin family protein — protein sequence MSADISPPSASPKSLARMALTAGIALLLIAAPVAGLLAWEPVEEGNVKVVKKWGATTGEVFQPGAHFVNPVSQSTASLSVRPQSYTMSSQSGEGAEGQRDDAITVLTEDGLRTDIDVTVRYRIDAGNAVKFYTDYRTLPTAEERLIRPSIRSVLRTEAGRLPVTEIYTGEGQTRLKQAAEEQLSTEFAEAGLILEAVQIRNVELPAQYAQAVEQKEITEQRRQQKQDELAVEKLEADRKRIAAQGEADANRILSNSLDQRILTQKYIEKLDRTDTVYIPVGGDGYPQFVRSIEPGSNAGNVSNVTVDTSGAASSGVGGNSSTNGTADA from the coding sequence GTGAGCGCAGACATCTCCCCGCCCTCCGCGTCGCCGAAGTCGCTCGCGCGGATGGCACTCACCGCCGGTATCGCCCTCCTCCTCATCGCCGCTCCGGTCGCGGGTCTCCTCGCGTGGGAACCCGTCGAAGAGGGGAACGTCAAAGTCGTGAAGAAGTGGGGCGCGACGACGGGTGAAGTGTTCCAGCCCGGCGCGCACTTCGTCAACCCCGTCTCGCAGTCCACCGCCTCCCTCTCCGTCCGCCCGCAGTCGTACACGATGTCCTCGCAGTCGGGCGAAGGGGCCGAAGGCCAACGCGACGACGCCATCACGGTCCTCACCGAGGACGGCCTCCGCACCGACATCGACGTGACCGTCCGGTACCGCATCGACGCCGGCAACGCCGTCAAGTTCTACACCGACTACCGGACGCTCCCGACGGCCGAAGAGCGCCTGATTCGCCCCTCCATCCGGTCGGTGCTCCGCACCGAGGCGGGTCGGCTGCCCGTCACGGAGATATACACGGGCGAGGGACAGACCCGACTGAAGCAGGCCGCCGAAGAGCAGTTGTCCACCGAGTTCGCCGAAGCGGGCCTCATCCTCGAAGCCGTCCAGATTCGCAACGTCGAACTCCCCGCGCAGTACGCGCAGGCCGTCGAGCAGAAGGAGATAACCGAACAGCGTCGCCAGCAGAAGCAGGACGAACTCGCCGTCGAGAAACTGGAGGCCGACCGGAAGCGCATCGCCGCGCAGGGTGAGGCCGACGCCAACCGCATCCTCTCGAACTCGCTGGACCAGCGCATCCTGACGCAGAAGTACATCGAGAAACTCGACCGGACGGACACGGTGTACATCCCCGTCGGCGGCGACGGCTACCCGCAGTTCGTCCGCTCGATAGAGCCGGGGTCGAACGCCGGCAACGTCTCGAACGTCACCGTCGACACGTCCGGGGCGGCGTCGTCGGGCGTCGGCGGGAACTCGTCGACGAACGGCACCGCGGACGCCTGA
- a CDS encoding tyrosine--tRNA ligase, translating to MDAYDLITRNAAEVVTEDEVRSLADDPDGKRAYVGYEPSGVLHIGHMLTANKLIELQEAGFEVVVLLADVHAYLNGKGTFEEIRETATRMQEQFVAYGLAEDQTEFVLGSEFQLDEAYALDLHALELETSLSRAERAMAEIKSGDTVTVAQAVYPLMQALDIVYLDVDLAIGGMEQRKVHMLARDTLPSIDADAPTCLHTPLIADLSTGVGKMSSSAGVSISMEDSEEELREKVNKAYCPPSRTPDPTDDGEERENPVLQIFEYHVFPRFGDVVVERPEQYGGDLTYDDYESLAADLDSGELHPADAKGALADYLNELVAPGREQIRQQRS from the coding sequence ATGGACGCGTACGACCTGATCACCCGGAACGCCGCCGAGGTGGTCACGGAGGACGAGGTACGTTCGTTAGCCGACGACCCCGACGGAAAGCGGGCCTACGTCGGCTACGAACCGTCGGGCGTCCTCCACATCGGCCACATGCTGACGGCCAACAAACTCATCGAGTTACAGGAGGCCGGCTTCGAGGTAGTCGTCCTCCTCGCGGACGTCCACGCCTACCTCAACGGGAAGGGGACGTTCGAGGAGATTCGCGAGACGGCGACGCGGATGCAGGAGCAGTTCGTCGCCTACGGGTTGGCGGAGGACCAGACGGAGTTCGTCCTCGGCTCGGAGTTCCAGTTGGACGAAGCGTACGCGCTGGACCTGCACGCCCTCGAACTGGAGACGTCGCTGTCGCGGGCCGAACGCGCGATGGCCGAGATAAAGAGCGGCGACACCGTCACCGTCGCGCAGGCCGTCTACCCGCTGATGCAGGCGCTGGACATCGTCTACCTCGACGTGGACCTCGCCATCGGCGGGATGGAACAGCGGAAGGTCCACATGCTCGCCCGCGACACCCTGCCGAGCATCGACGCGGACGCGCCGACGTGCCTGCACACCCCCCTCATCGCCGACCTCTCGACGGGCGTCGGCAAGATGTCCTCCTCGGCGGGCGTCTCCATCTCGATGGAGGACAGCGAAGAGGAACTGCGCGAGAAGGTGAACAAGGCGTACTGCCCGCCGTCGCGAACCCCCGACCCCACCGACGACGGCGAGGAACGGGAGAACCCCGTGCTGCAGATATTCGAGTACCACGTCTTCCCCCGGTTCGGCGACGTCGTGGTCGAACGCCCCGAACAGTACGGCGGCGACCTGACGTACGACGACTACGAGTCGCTGGCCGCGGACCTCGACTCGGGCGAACTCCACCCCGCCGACGCCAAGGGAGCGCTCGCGGACTACCTGAACGAACTCGTCGCCCCCGGCCGCGAGCAGATTCGACAGCAGCGGTCCTGA
- the rnz gene encoding ribonuclease Z, whose amino-acid sequence MRVTFLGTGGAVPTTERGPSALLVNRDGERLLFDCGEGTQRQMMRFGTGFGVSHLFVTHLHGDHVLGIPGLIQTWDFNDREEPIAIHAPPGSKRHLQSLVNAGGYRPGYPVNVHEVKPGTVALDGDDYEVRTFETEHRNVRSMGYALVEDDRPGRFDRERAEELGVPVGPDFGRLHEGEAVELDDGTVVRPEQVVGDPRPGRRLVYTGDTRPVDATVGVTDEPDLLIHDATFDESRADRARQTGHSTGAEAAEIATRAGARRLALTHISSRYAGDASPIEREARAAFDGEAFVPQDGQKLDLPYPDADE is encoded by the coding sequence ATGCGCGTGACGTTCCTCGGGACCGGCGGGGCGGTGCCGACGACCGAACGAGGCCCGAGTGCACTGCTCGTGAACCGCGACGGCGAGCGACTGCTGTTCGACTGCGGCGAGGGGACGCAGCGACAGATGATGCGCTTCGGGACCGGATTCGGCGTCTCGCACCTGTTCGTCACGCACCTCCACGGCGACCACGTCCTCGGCATCCCCGGCCTGATTCAGACGTGGGACTTCAACGACCGCGAGGAACCGATAGCCATCCACGCGCCGCCGGGGTCGAAGCGACACCTCCAGAGCCTCGTGAACGCCGGCGGCTACCGGCCGGGGTACCCCGTCAACGTCCACGAGGTCAAGCCGGGGACCGTCGCCCTCGACGGCGACGACTACGAGGTCCGGACGTTCGAGACCGAACACCGGAACGTCCGGTCGATGGGGTACGCGCTGGTCGAGGACGACAGACCGGGGCGGTTCGACCGGGAGCGAGCGGAGGAACTCGGCGTCCCCGTCGGCCCCGACTTCGGCCGCCTGCACGAGGGCGAGGCGGTCGAACTGGACGACGGCACCGTCGTCCGCCCCGAACAGGTCGTCGGCGACCCCCGACCCGGCCGGCGACTCGTCTACACCGGCGACACCCGTCCCGTCGACGCGACGGTCGGGGTGACGGACGAACCGGACCTCCTGATTCACGACGCGACGTTCGACGAGAGCAGGGCCGACCGGGCGCGACAGACCGGCCACTCGACGGGTGCGGAGGCGGCCGAAATCGCCACCCGCGCCGGCGCGCGACGCCTCGCGCTCACCCACATCTCCTCGCGGTACGCCGGCGACGCCTCGCCCATCGAACGCGAGGCGCGGGCGGCGTTCGACGGCGAGGCGTTCGTCCCGCAGGACGGCCAGAAACTCGACCTGCCGTACCCCGACGCCGACGAGTAG
- a CDS encoding mechanosensitive ion channel family protein, with amino-acid sequence MTLLQTGAEGFQVSPSVLVNAAVVLVVAYLFGRFLTSVLSELAERSPRRRITIKLFIPITKFLVYGAATYLVFGPLLRLSSAQLLAVSGLLGAALGFGLRDLFAGVVGGLLLVTERPYQVGDKVEIDGDYGEVTGIGLWATTLTTPDDTVVRVTNASLFTSNVANANDGNPEMMVVVDVAVAPGADIDRATGIVEDALVTSRYVYVDDDHPVVVLVEDETYYRTIRGKAYVADLRDEFAFASDVTERTLAAFEAQGIETPTFPGVGVVDDGDG; translated from the coding sequence GTGACGCTCCTCCAGACCGGGGCCGAGGGGTTTCAGGTCTCGCCCAGTGTGCTCGTCAACGCTGCGGTGGTGCTGGTGGTCGCGTATCTGTTCGGGCGGTTCCTGACGTCCGTCCTCTCGGAACTCGCCGAGCGCTCTCCGCGGCGCCGTATCACGATCAAGCTGTTCATCCCGATAACGAAGTTCCTCGTCTACGGCGCGGCGACGTACCTCGTGTTCGGTCCGCTCCTCCGACTGTCCTCGGCCCAACTGCTGGCCGTCTCCGGCCTGCTCGGGGCGGCGCTCGGATTCGGACTGCGGGACCTGTTCGCGGGCGTCGTCGGCGGGTTGCTCCTCGTCACCGAACGGCCGTATCAGGTCGGCGACAAGGTCGAAATCGACGGCGACTACGGGGAGGTGACCGGTATCGGACTCTGGGCGACGACGCTGACGACGCCCGACGACACCGTGGTTCGGGTGACGAACGCGAGTCTGTTCACATCGAACGTGGCGAACGCGAACGACGGGAACCCCGAGATGATGGTCGTCGTGGACGTCGCAGTCGCCCCCGGTGCCGACATCGACCGCGCGACGGGCATCGTCGAAGACGCCCTCGTGACCTCGCGGTACGTCTACGTCGACGACGACCACCCGGTCGTCGTCCTCGTCGAGGACGAGACCTACTACCGGACGATTCGCGGTAAGGCCTACGTCGCGGACCTGCGCGACGAGTTCGCCTTCGCCTCCGACGTGACCGAGCGAACCCTCGCGGCGTTCGAAGCGCAGGGAATCGAGACGCCGACGTTTCCGGGTGTGGGCGTCGTCGACGACGGCGACGGTTGA
- a CDS encoding PLDc N-terminal domain-containing protein translates to MATRSPLVILAGLVLVAFVPLAVMWVTVAGWGGLGYLLGFAVYFLVFHVLVPARVYVHARDRGSNSKLAWTALAFVLPILGAALYFLVGMAFDRAEPAG, encoded by the coding sequence ATGGCAACGCGTTCACCGCTCGTTATCCTCGCGGGACTCGTCCTCGTCGCGTTCGTCCCACTCGCGGTCATGTGGGTGACCGTCGCCGGGTGGGGCGGACTGGGCTACCTGCTCGGGTTCGCCGTCTACTTCCTCGTCTTCCACGTCCTCGTCCCGGCGCGAGTGTACGTCCACGCCCGGGACCGCGGCAGCAACTCGAAACTCGCGTGGACCGCGCTCGCGTTCGTCCTCCCGATTCTCGGCGCGGCGCTCTACTTCCTCGTCGGGATGGCGTTCGACCGGGCCGAACCGGCCGGCTGA
- a CDS encoding PhzF family phenazine biosynthesis protein, with amino-acid sequence MPRNPFHLVDVFAERRYAGNQLAVVEDAASLTDEEMQAIAQEMNYSETTFVEGDSEDGAWPVRIFTPEAEIPFAGHPTLGTAAVLRERFDAGDDVVLDLPVGEIPVEVRGAGDDEAYWMTQNAPEFGDELDHGRLARVLGLDDADVDREWPVQVVSTGLPAVLVPLTDRDALERVSVDRAAYDSLLDRTGVENVFPFCADPRSEDHHLAARMFSPGHSVPEDPATGSANGCLAGYLARYRYFGDDEVAVSVEQGYEMGRPSVLHLEAEDGDEVAVRVGGEVAFVAEGALL; translated from the coding sequence ATGCCGCGGAATCCGTTCCACCTCGTGGACGTGTTCGCCGAACGGCGCTACGCCGGGAACCAACTCGCCGTCGTCGAGGACGCCGCGTCGCTCACGGACGAGGAGATGCAGGCGATAGCGCAGGAGATGAACTACTCGGAGACGACGTTCGTCGAGGGCGACTCCGAGGACGGCGCGTGGCCCGTCCGCATCTTCACGCCGGAGGCGGAGATTCCGTTCGCCGGACACCCGACGCTGGGGACGGCCGCCGTCCTCAGAGAGCGGTTCGACGCCGGCGACGACGTGGTCTTGGACCTCCCGGTCGGCGAGATACCCGTGGAGGTCCGCGGCGCGGGCGACGACGAGGCGTACTGGATGACGCAGAACGCCCCCGAGTTCGGCGACGAACTCGACCACGGCCGCCTCGCGCGCGTCCTCGGACTGGACGACGCCGACGTGGACCGCGAGTGGCCCGTGCAGGTCGTCTCGACGGGGTTGCCCGCCGTGCTGGTGCCGTTGACCGACCGCGACGCCCTCGAACGGGTGTCAGTCGACCGCGCGGCGTACGACAGTCTGCTGGACCGGACGGGCGTCGAGAACGTCTTCCCGTTCTGCGCGGACCCCCGGTCCGAGGACCACCACCTCGCCGCGCGGATGTTCTCGCCCGGGCACAGCGTCCCCGAGGACCCGGCCACGGGGAGCGCCAACGGCTGTCTGGCGGGCTACCTCGCTCGGTACCGCTACTTCGGCGACGACGAGGTGGCCGTCTCGGTCGAACAGGGGTACGAGATGGGCCGGCCGTCGGTGCTCCACCTCGAAGCAGAGGACGGCGACGAGGTTGCCGTCCGCGTCGGCGGCGAGGTGGCGTTCGTCGCGGAGGGGGCGCTGCTGTGA
- a CDS encoding protein sorting system archaetidylserine decarboxylase, whose amino-acid sequence MRYAPGVRRFALPAFLAAAVSAVVAPPFALVCLLVGGFVLWFFRDPDRRPSARGVLSPADGRVSVVREEGEQVRVGVFMNVTDVHVNRAPFDATVERVTHRPGAHRPAFSKESERNERVDVDLSTPEGPAELSLIAGAFARRIHPYLREGDELRRGERVGHIDFGSRADVLLPPCYDRDDLLVEEGDTLRAGESVVARREA is encoded by the coding sequence ATGCGCTACGCGCCCGGCGTCCGGCGGTTCGCGCTCCCGGCGTTCCTCGCGGCGGCCGTCTCGGCCGTCGTCGCACCGCCCTTCGCCCTCGTCTGCCTCCTCGTCGGCGGGTTCGTCCTGTGGTTCTTCCGCGACCCGGACCGCCGTCCGTCGGCGCGGGGCGTCCTCTCGCCCGCCGACGGCCGCGTCTCCGTCGTCCGCGAGGAGGGCGAACAGGTCCGCGTCGGCGTGTTCATGAACGTCACCGACGTGCACGTCAACCGCGCGCCGTTCGACGCGACGGTCGAACGCGTCACCCACCGCCCCGGGGCGCACCGGCCGGCGTTCTCGAAGGAGTCCGAGCGGAACGAACGCGTGGACGTGGACCTCTCGACGCCCGAGGGCCCGGCGGAACTGTCGCTCATCGCGGGCGCGTTCGCCCGCCGCATCCACCCCTATCTGCGGGAGGGGGACGAACTCCGCCGCGGCGAACGCGTCGGCCACATCGACTTCGGCAGTCGCGCGGACGTGCTCTTGCCGCCTTGCTACGACCGCGACGACCTCCTCGTCGAGGAGGGTGACACGCTCCGGGCGGGCGAGTCCGTCGTCGCGCGGCGCGAGGCGTGA
- a CDS encoding glycerophosphodiester phosphodiesterase translates to MQVIAHRGFGECYPENTVFAVEEASRDADAVEIDVRRCGSGELVASHFERLRWVTDASGRVDQHSADSLASLSVAGSECGIPTLDEALAAVPPSVSVELDLKEPGLVADALNATDAVDNQTVFTSFYSDTLWEARSASDAAELTYNFDVRLDRNLHTAGLLDCDRVNVHWALCLGTDVVERANARGMDVYAWPVTSRPAAAAVGAAGVDGVLATRPGTQSWGRRARRLRDAVV, encoded by the coding sequence ATGCAGGTCATCGCCCATCGCGGGTTCGGAGAGTGCTACCCGGAGAACACGGTGTTCGCGGTAGAGGAAGCGAGTCGAGACGCCGACGCCGTCGAGATCGACGTGCGACGGTGCGGGTCGGGGGAACTGGTCGCGAGCCACTTCGAGCGGCTTCGCTGGGTGACCGACGCGTCCGGCCGCGTCGACCAGCACTCGGCCGACTCGCTGGCGTCGCTGTCCGTCGCCGGGTCGGAGTGCGGCATCCCCACGCTCGACGAGGCGCTGGCGGCCGTCCCTCCGTCGGTGTCGGTGGAACTCGACCTGAAGGAACCCGGCCTCGTGGCGGACGCCCTCAACGCGACGGACGCGGTGGACAACCAGACCGTGTTCACCTCGTTCTACTCGGACACGCTGTGGGAGGCCCGGTCGGCCTCGGACGCGGCCGAACTGACGTACAACTTCGACGTGCGACTCGACAGGAACCTCCACACGGCCGGGTTGCTCGACTGCGACCGGGTGAACGTCCACTGGGCGCTCTGTCTCGGCACCGACGTGGTCGAACGGGCGAACGCTCGCGGGATGGACGTCTACGCGTGGCCGGTCACGTCGCGCCCCGCCGCCGCGGCGGTCGGTGCGGCGGGCGTCGACGGCGTCCTCGCGACTCGACCGGGGACGCAGTCGTGGGGACGGCGCGCGCGCAGACTCCGCGACGCCGTCGTGTGA